A genomic segment from Candidatus Binatia bacterium encodes:
- a CDS encoding zinc-binding dehydrogenase, whose amino-acid sequence MRAVEMTRIGGPEVLRVVDVPEPQAEPGFVRVRNRAIAINFHDINTRRGDEPDVQCPTILGSDFAGVVDAVGEGVEHIKIGDRILGISMGGAYAEATLAMGPVAIPIPAGLSFELAASCPVAGLTAYFLAHQVAPVKAGATAVVHAAAGSVGCFMGGLLRQLGATSIGLVSSDEKAEVARRAGYTHTVNYRTEDPVARVMQLTAGEGANVVYDSVAGPHFQRSFDMTAIDGTVVLFGHAAGDPPPESLRNWLRSGRNLGLRTYYLGATIQAHLELIPGAYDHLFKGLMSGAIYLPIETVPLVEAAKAHARIEQQQTVGKVILVP is encoded by the coding sequence ATGCGAGCGGTAGAGATGACGCGGATTGGCGGGCCGGAGGTGCTCCGAGTGGTCGACGTCCCGGAGCCGCAGGCCGAACCGGGGTTTGTGCGCGTGCGGAACCGCGCCATCGCGATCAATTTCCACGACATCAACACGCGCCGCGGTGATGAGCCGGACGTCCAGTGTCCGACGATCTTGGGAAGCGATTTCGCCGGCGTCGTGGATGCGGTGGGGGAGGGCGTCGAGCACATCAAGATCGGCGACCGCATCCTCGGCATCAGTATGGGTGGGGCGTATGCCGAAGCGACGCTGGCGATGGGTCCGGTCGCGATTCCGATTCCGGCCGGATTGTCATTCGAATTGGCCGCGTCCTGCCCGGTGGCCGGCCTCACGGCGTACTTCCTTGCCCATCAGGTGGCGCCGGTGAAGGCGGGCGCAACGGCGGTGGTCCACGCCGCCGCCGGCAGCGTCGGCTGCTTCATGGGCGGCTTGCTGCGCCAACTCGGTGCGACCAGCATCGGCCTGGTCAGCTCCGACGAGAAGGCCGAAGTGGCGCGGCGCGCGGGTTACACCCACACGGTGAATTACCGTACGGAAGATCCCGTCGCTCGCGTGATGCAACTCACGGCCGGTGAGGGTGCCAACGTGGTGTACGACTCGGTGGCCGGGCCGCACTTCCAGCGCAGCTTCGACATGACCGCGATCGACGGTACGGTGGTGCTGTTCGGCCACGCCGCCGGAGACCCGCCGCCGGAGTCTTTGCGGAATTGGCTGCGCTCGGGACGCAACCTCGGTTTACGCACCTACTACCTCGGTGCGACCATACAGGCGCATCTCGAATTGATACCCGGTGCCTACGATCACTTGTTCAAGGGCTTGATGTCGGGCGCGATCTATCTGCCCATCGAGACCGTGCCGCTGGTGGAAGCGGCCAAAGCCCACGCCCGCATCGAGCAGCAGCAGACGGTGGGGAAGGTCATCCTGGTGCCGTAA
- a CDS encoding phosphotransferase family protein, with protein MDRDRLGKYLAAQLPQATDIVIGRLERTGGGASRETWLVDAAWTEAGARALRPLIIRRDPTASVLETDRRTEFEVLRAAREIPVPVPRLYWLEEDGSWLERPFMVMERVPGVAPSVVFSATEPDEVRRTIAAEYAAYLARIHRADWRKLGLEFLGVPTSGEAAARAQVESWEREYQRAKLEERPVLAIALHWLATHLPQRSEIVLVHADYRAGNFLYDAGHITAILDWEMAHLGDPMEDLAWSVLNFWSSAGVCQGLQLREEMIAAYERAGGMPVNAERLFFYEVLGAVKMAVVSLTGVKSFCEGRNYESVLALVGFMVPRLEADLIEKLQI; from the coding sequence ATGGATCGTGACCGTTTAGGAAAATACTTGGCGGCGCAGCTGCCGCAGGCGACGGACATCGTCATCGGACGGCTGGAGCGTACCGGGGGCGGGGCCTCACGGGAAACATGGCTGGTGGATGCGGCATGGACCGAGGCCGGCGCGCGTGCGCTGCGGCCGCTGATCATCCGGCGTGACCCGACGGCCAGCGTATTGGAAACGGATCGGCGTACCGAGTTCGAGGTGCTGCGTGCCGCGCGCGAGATTCCGGTGCCGGTGCCGCGCCTATACTGGCTCGAGGAGGACGGCAGCTGGCTCGAGCGCCCGTTCATGGTGATGGAGCGCGTTCCGGGCGTGGCCCCGAGCGTTGTCTTTTCGGCCACCGAGCCCGACGAGGTCCGGCGTACGATCGCGGCAGAGTATGCCGCCTACCTGGCGCGCATCCATCGAGCCGACTGGCGCAAGCTCGGCCTGGAATTCCTCGGCGTGCCCACCTCGGGCGAGGCGGCAGCGCGTGCGCAGGTCGAATCCTGGGAACGGGAGTACCAGCGCGCCAAGCTCGAGGAGCGGCCAGTACTGGCGATCGCCTTGCATTGGCTGGCTACCCATCTGCCGCAGCGCTCGGAGATCGTCCTGGTCCACGCCGACTACCGCGCCGGCAACTTTCTCTACGATGCGGGTCATATCACCGCGATTCTCGATTGGGAGATGGCCCACCTGGGCGACCCGATGGAAGACCTTGCCTGGTCGGTGCTGAATTTCTGGAGCAGCGCAGGCGTGTGTCAGGGGTTACAGCTGCGTGAGGAGATGATCGCCGCGTACGAGCGTGCCGGAGGGATGCCGGTGAACGCCGAGCGCCTCTTCTTTTATGAGGTGCTGGGCGCCGTGAAGATGGCGGTGGTTTCGCTGACCGGTGTGAAGTCGTTCTGCGAGGGGCGCAACTACGAGTCGGTGTTGGCGCTGGTGGGCTTCATGGTGCCGCGGCTGGAAGCGGATCTGATCGAGAAGCTGCAGATTTAG